In Methanococcoides sp. LMO-2, a single window of DNA contains:
- a CDS encoding iron ABC transporter permease, translating into MEFIEGEMNELEGDTLPFGYTGYIRKKISFMIISSILLFLLLIYSIAVGAASVSFPDVVAALIGYDVGNISTIVWNIRLPRALAAIVSGIGLSVAGVALQSILRNPLGSPYTLGISHAAAFGAAFSVIVLGSGTMRSTGADAVMLNNPYMTTAVAFIFSMIATFILIAIAKYRNASPEVMILTGVALASLFTAGTMFLQYFADDVQLAAVVFWTFGDVGRADWGDLGILTAIVVPSMIYFLINRWNYNAIDAGDETARGLGVNVEKVRLWGMLVASLMTAFIVAFLGVIGFVGLVCPHMARRFVGDEQRFLLPASCLTGGLLLLGADTAARLMLAPHELPVAILTAFMGAPLFLYLLIRGYQH; encoded by the coding sequence ATGGAATTCATAGAAGGAGAAATGAATGAACTGGAAGGAGATACGCTTCCTTTTGGTTACACGGGATACATTAGAAAGAAGATCTCCTTTATGATCATCTCATCGATCCTTCTGTTCCTGTTACTTATCTATTCCATAGCCGTAGGTGCAGCAAGCGTATCATTCCCGGATGTTGTGGCAGCACTCATTGGTTACGATGTTGGCAACATATCCACCATCGTCTGGAATATCAGACTACCAAGGGCACTTGCAGCTATCGTTTCAGGAATCGGACTCTCGGTTGCCGGTGTCGCGCTACAATCCATACTCCGCAACCCGCTTGGTTCCCCTTACACACTGGGGATCTCACATGCAGCAGCCTTCGGTGCAGCATTCTCTGTCATCGTCCTTGGAAGCGGAACAATGCGAAGCACAGGAGCAGATGCTGTAATGCTGAACAACCCGTACATGACAACAGCTGTTGCTTTCATATTCTCCATGATAGCAACATTTATCCTGATAGCCATTGCAAAGTACAGGAACGCTTCCCCGGAGGTAATGATCCTCACCGGAGTTGCCCTTGCATCCCTTTTTACTGCAGGCACAATGTTCCTCCAGTATTTTGCAGATGATGTACAACTCGCAGCAGTTGTTTTCTGGACCTTCGGGGACGTCGGAAGAGCCGACTGGGGAGACCTCGGAATACTTACAGCCATCGTTGTACCCTCAATGATCTATTTCCTGATCAACCGCTGGAACTACAATGCCATAGATGCAGGGGATGAGACCGCCAGAGGGCTTGGTGTTAACGTGGAAAAAGTACGCCTCTGGGGAATGCTGGTAGCTTCCCTGATGACTGCCTTTATCGTGGCATTCCTGGGTGTCATCGGCTTTGTAGGACTTGTCTGCCCACATATGGCACGCAGGTTCGTCGGGGATGAGCAGAGATTCCTCCTGCCGGCATCCTGCCTCACAGGCGGACTGCTGCTACTTGGTGCGGACACCGCTGCACGACTCATGCTCGCACCCCATGAGCTTCCTGTGGCTATACTGACAGCTTTCATGGGTGCTCCATTATTCCTTTACCTGCTTATAAGGGGGTATCAGCACTAA
- a CDS encoding ABC transporter ATP-binding protein: MLNVEELGFNYKTRKVLEQIHFNLKPGEVLAILGPNGVGKSTLLRCINAIHSPATGTIFVDGEEILSLEKHEVAKRIGYVPQRSEAGRLTAYDAILLGRKPHIGWNIKERDHKVVRSVIMKLELENLALRYINEMSGGELQRVAIARALVQEPKLLLLDEPTSSLDLKKQLEILRTVRQVVKENNVSAVITMHDINLALRFADRYMFLKDGTIFAHGEHDIVVPETIEQVYGVSATVEQLNGYRIVIPND, from the coding sequence ATGTTGAACGTAGAAGAACTAGGATTCAATTACAAGACAAGGAAAGTGCTCGAACAGATACACTTTAACCTCAAGCCCGGAGAAGTGCTTGCTATACTGGGTCCCAACGGAGTGGGGAAATCAACACTTCTCAGGTGTATCAACGCAATACATTCACCTGCCACAGGAACAATATTTGTTGACGGGGAAGAGATCCTTTCCCTTGAGAAGCATGAGGTTGCAAAAAGGATAGGGTACGTTCCACAGCGTTCTGAAGCCGGGAGACTGACCGCATATGATGCGATCCTCCTCGGTAGAAAACCGCATATTGGATGGAACATCAAAGAAAGAGATCACAAGGTCGTCAGATCCGTTATAATGAAGCTGGAACTTGAGAACCTGGCACTCAGGTACATCAATGAAATGAGCGGAGGGGAACTCCAAAGGGTTGCAATAGCAAGAGCCCTTGTCCAGGAACCAAAGCTTCTCCTGCTTGATGAACCTACCAGCAGCCTGGACCTCAAAAAACAACTGGAAATACTGCGCACGGTCAGGCAGGTAGTGAAAGAGAACAACGTATCTGCGGTCATAACAATGCATGATATTAACCTTGCACTCCGATTCGCGGACAGGTATATGTTCCTGAAGGACGGAACGATCTTCGCTCACGGAGAACATGATATCGTCGTGCCGGAGACCATTGAGCAGGTCTATGGCGTATCAGCCACCGTAGAACAACTGAACGGATATCGTATTGTCATACCTAACGACTGA
- a CDS encoding ferritin-like domain-containing protein yields the protein MLSKIPIDLSTVAREDINKEILRAAVIAELDAISLYEQMAALTDNNEVKQVLLDVAKEEKTHVGEFQSLLLKEDDQQEYELKMGQKEVEEMLEK from the coding sequence ATGTTATCAAAGATACCAATAGACCTTTCGACCGTAGCGCGTGAAGATATCAATAAAGAAATCCTCCGGGCTGCAGTGATCGCTGAACTGGATGCTATCAGCCTGTATGAGCAAATGGCTGCTCTTACAGATAACAATGAAGTAAAGCAGGTCCTTCTTGATGTTGCAAAAGAAGAAAAGACCCATGTTGGAGAGTTCCAGTCACTCCTGCTGAAAGAAGATGATCAGCAGGAATATGAGTTGAAGATGGGGCAAAAGGAAGTCGAAGAGATGCTCGAGAAATAA
- the mtaA gene encoding methylcobamide:CoM methyltransferase MtaA, which produces MTDLTPKERFIRALECKDVDKVPVCSVTQTGTIELMRLSGANWPEAHFDAEKMATLAIAGHELAGLEAVRYPFDGTGMAQTLGCKIIEGTYDTQPSIVDFPFKEAEDAENLTIPENLLECERVATLLEATDFVKDRISEDIPVVAGILGPAGLAMSLIGARNYLMWFISKPDTIKQLITTCTDICIEYSNALFDHGADAICLPDSEAGPDLIPPEFFEMMILDEYKRYNQKVTGKTIAHICGDASDILEPLSTSGFDGISIEEKVDVGYAKSIIGNKVCLIGNISPVHTLLGMPPEKLKEQAKNCIDDGIDILAPGCGLAPHTSLANLKAFVASRDEYYMEKGEL; this is translated from the coding sequence TTGACAGATCTTACACCAAAAGAAAGATTCATTCGAGCTTTAGAATGCAAAGATGTAGACAAGGTTCCGGTCTGTTCGGTCACCCAGACAGGTACTATTGAACTTATGAGACTTAGTGGAGCCAACTGGCCGGAAGCTCATTTTGATGCAGAGAAGATGGCAACGCTTGCAATAGCCGGTCATGAGCTCGCAGGACTTGAAGCTGTTCGATATCCTTTTGATGGAACTGGCATGGCACAGACACTGGGGTGCAAGATCATTGAAGGAACATACGATACACAGCCATCGATCGTTGATTTCCCCTTCAAGGAAGCGGAGGATGCTGAGAACCTGACAATCCCCGAGAACCTGCTTGAATGTGAAAGAGTAGCAACCCTCCTGGAAGCAACAGATTTTGTAAAAGACCGGATCAGTGAAGACATCCCTGTAGTTGCAGGCATACTCGGACCTGCAGGACTTGCAATGTCGCTGATCGGTGCAAGGAACTACCTAATGTGGTTCATTTCAAAACCTGATACCATAAAGCAACTTATCACAACCTGCACCGATATCTGCATAGAATATTCCAATGCCCTCTTTGATCATGGAGCAGATGCGATCTGCCTTCCTGACTCAGAAGCAGGCCCTGACCTGATACCCCCTGAGTTCTTCGAAATGATGATACTGGACGAGTATAAGCGATATAATCAGAAAGTAACCGGGAAAACAATTGCCCATATCTGCGGGGATGCCTCGGATATTCTCGAACCGCTCTCGACATCGGGATTTGATGGAATAAGTATCGAAGAAAAGGTCGATGTCGGATATGCAAAGAGCATCATAGGCAACAAGGTCTGCCTGATAGGAAATATCTCCCCGGTACATACCCTTCTTGGAATGCCTCCTGAGAAACTGAAAGAACAGGCAAAGAACTGTATCGATGATGGGATCGATATACTGGCACCGGGTTGTGGACTGGCACCCCATACATCTCTTGCGAATTTGAAAGCCTTTGTTGCTTCAAGGGATGAGTACTATATGGAAAAAGGTGAGCTCTGA
- a CDS encoding ferritin family protein, which yields MLSEIPIDLEIVDKKDIDKELMRLSMIAELDAVNLYEQMAALTDDEDLKQILLDVAREEMIHVAMFQTVLMEVDDEYLKVLAEYSLAKE from the coding sequence ATGTTATCAGAAATACCTATCGATCTTGAAATAGTAGACAAGAAAGACATTGACAAGGAGCTCATGAGACTTTCCATGATTGCCGAGCTGGATGCCGTCAATCTATATGAACAAATGGCTGCACTGACGGACGATGAAGACCTTAAGCAGATCCTGCTTGACGTAGCAAGGGAAGAAATGATCCATGTGGCAATGTTCCAGACCGTCCTCATGGAAGTGGATGACGAATATTTGAAGGTGCTTGCAGAATACTCTCTTGCAAAAGAGTGA
- a CDS encoding MerR family transcriptional regulator: MKFDRIPIGKFSLMTHLTQKALRLYDQKGLLVPEAKDAFTGYRCYTYSQIERGVKIRLLSWMGFGLDEISSLLDAEDNRDGQVIDEMMQKRYTETQLEIRRLQKVQNLLLNQTDKLELISMSVSEPTTKDIPKIRVLSIRETGSYEETIGVLIGQLFEFVESSTSTSSKIKLTGPAMFLCHDEEYRENDADIEVCLPISGSVDLNVPSINLTTLPDIKAVSVIHKGPYQEVDVAYTRIFEYMAENGLEQVGPSRALYLNDPNNVQEEELLTEVQVPVK; this comes from the coding sequence ATGAAATTCGATCGAATACCAATTGGCAAATTCTCATTAATGACACACCTGACCCAAAAAGCTCTAAGATTATATGATCAAAAAGGGCTTCTTGTGCCCGAAGCAAAAGATGCTTTCACAGGTTATCGATGCTACACTTATTCTCAGATCGAGAGAGGTGTTAAGATTCGTCTGCTGTCCTGGATGGGATTCGGGCTTGATGAAATATCATCTTTACTTGATGCAGAGGATAATCGGGATGGGCAAGTGATTGATGAGATGATGCAAAAAAGATATACTGAAACCCAGCTGGAGATCCGGAGGCTTCAAAAAGTACAGAATCTTTTGCTCAATCAGACAGACAAACTGGAGTTGATTAGTATGTCAGTATCAGAACCAACAACAAAAGATATACCAAAAATACGTGTTCTCAGCATTCGTGAAACAGGGAGCTATGAAGAGACTATCGGAGTACTTATAGGTCAGTTGTTTGAATTCGTTGAAAGCTCAACCAGCACAAGTAGCAAAATAAAACTGACAGGTCCGGCAATGTTCCTTTGTCATGATGAGGAATATAGGGAAAACGATGCGGATATAGAGGTCTGCCTCCCTATTTCAGGAAGTGTCGATCTAAACGTGCCTTCCATTAACCTTACAACACTTCCTGATATCAAGGCAGTATCTGTGATCCACAAGGGACCATATCAGGAAGTTGATGTTGCTTATACTCGTATTTTTGAGTACATGGCTGAAAATGGTTTAGAGCAGGTAGGTCCATCAAGGGCCCTCTATCTTAATGATCCTAATAATGTTCAGGAGGAAGAATTATTGACGGAAGTACAGGTGCCGGTAAAGTAA
- a CDS encoding nitroreductase family protein, which translates to MTVITIDPELCTNCEICVEICPMSIILPSSEGETPYSPEDAATYCAKCGHCEVFCPEGAISTLFDATYYQLQDDTFPSIPASEIGKYMVMRRSIRSYKEDSVDKGTIESILDIARYAPSGMNKQPVNWTIVHDTEEVKKIAGLSIDWMREVVASEDDHPLKPLMPGLISAYEMGIDPICRAAPHLVIAHAPAEYPTGYTDSIIALSWFELAAQAFEVGTCWAGFLAIAAASYKPIQDELELPQGHVVQYSMMFGYPEHKVRGIPGRDPARVTWK; encoded by the coding sequence ATGACTGTAATTACAATTGACCCTGAGTTGTGCACGAACTGCGAGATCTGTGTCGAGATCTGTCCGATGTCCATAATCCTTCCTTCAAGCGAAGGCGAAACCCCATATTCTCCTGAGGATGCTGCTACATATTGTGCAAAATGCGGCCACTGCGAGGTATTCTGTCCGGAAGGTGCTATCTCCACTTTGTTCGATGCAACTTATTACCAGCTTCAGGATGATACTTTCCCTTCCATTCCTGCATCAGAGATCGGCAAATATATGGTAATGCGTCGTTCTATCCGGAGCTACAAGGAAGACTCCGTCGACAAGGGTACAATAGAATCAATACTTGATATTGCCCGCTATGCTCCGTCCGGAATGAACAAACAGCCTGTAAACTGGACCATTGTTCATGATACAGAGGAAGTAAAGAAGATCGCCGGATTGAGCATTGACTGGATGCGTGAAGTCGTTGCAAGTGAGGACGACCATCCTCTCAAGCCGCTGATGCCGGGTCTCATCTCTGCCTACGAAATGGGTATTGATCCTATCTGCAGGGCAGCACCACACCTTGTGATAGCACATGCTCCGGCTGAATATCCTACCGGTTATACTGACAGTATCATAGCCCTCTCATGGTTCGAACTTGCAGCACAGGCATTTGAGGTCGGAACATGCTGGGCAGGATTCCTGGCCATAGCAGCTGCGTCTTACAAGCCAATTCAGGATGAGCTGGAACTTCCGCAGGGCCATGTGGTACAGTACTCCATGATGTTCGGTTACCCTGAACATAAGGTCAGGGGAATTCCGGGCAGGGATCCTGCAAGGGTTACGTGGAAGTAA
- a CDS encoding small ribosomal subunit Rsm22 family protein produces the protein MAKNNILSTLKYVSRMKKEFMLSEIKDYIEEEMSTQDIYKVVSPFLFDLKINATPMDDDFRITPGLSRERMELSDEEKEKILSFFGSAVVPGQLQKIIENYITLKTTKDWDDPMVLEKIRKAIVAQKNAYWKSGKSRIISYEKGYSILAYLAYQFPVYFVQFEHILHSLVSDGMLKKRMKILDIGTGPGTVPLAITDFYKRLDNAEAAIHSVELYDENIEAYDAIVPEYAKKVSGLTVEKPVKANLVDLKPEDIPDNIDLMIFSNVLNEIRELTIDQKAELVKKLSSKLAEDGNIILIEPADRANSTEFRKLTLALKLQGLGIYSPCSFIWCQGCKPDECWSFEQKEDINPTRLMKKLADCEEAFRYLNTDIKYSYAIMRKDNLSRVSYKVPLKSKFARLADVNKHVGKRINVVCSLMSGDLGDSKYSVYKICDGTTRKQVYALLPSHHEVPENDLIKTAGYGNVLELFNVLVKYNEDKDAYNLLLSRNSTVAKVE, from the coding sequence ATGGCCAAAAATAATATCCTCTCCACTTTGAAATATGTCTCACGCATGAAAAAGGAGTTCATGCTATCGGAGATCAAGGACTATATAGAAGAAGAGATGTCGACACAGGACATTTACAAGGTCGTATCACCTTTTTTATTCGATCTGAAGATCAACGCAACTCCCATGGATGATGACTTCAGGATTACCCCGGGTCTCAGCAGGGAAAGGATGGAACTGTCAGATGAAGAGAAAGAGAAGATCCTGTCATTCTTTGGTTCTGCTGTTGTACCTGGCCAGCTTCAGAAGATCATTGAGAACTATATCACATTGAAAACTACCAAGGACTGGGATGATCCTATGGTCCTTGAAAAGATAAGAAAAGCGATAGTCGCTCAGAAGAATGCTTACTGGAAGTCTGGCAAGTCCAGGATCATTTCATATGAAAAGGGCTACAGTATCCTTGCTTATCTTGCTTACCAGTTCCCTGTATATTTTGTGCAGTTCGAGCATATCCTCCACAGCCTGGTATCCGATGGCATGTTGAAGAAAAGAATGAAGATCCTTGACATAGGGACCGGCCCGGGAACCGTACCTCTTGCCATCACTGATTTCTACAAGAGACTTGACAATGCAGAAGCAGCTATTCATAGTGTGGAGCTCTATGATGAGAATATCGAAGCATATGATGCCATCGTACCGGAATATGCAAAGAAGGTATCAGGATTAACAGTTGAAAAGCCAGTTAAGGCCAACCTGGTGGATCTCAAACCCGAGGATATCCCCGACAACATTGACCTCATGATATTCTCCAATGTCCTGAACGAGATACGTGAGCTTACCATCGACCAGAAAGCAGAACTTGTCAAGAAGCTGTCCTCTAAACTTGCAGAGGATGGTAATATAATTCTCATCGAGCCTGCCGACAGGGCAAATTCAACCGAGTTCAGGAAACTGACTCTTGCCCTTAAGCTTCAGGGTCTTGGTATATACAGCCCTTGCTCCTTTATCTGGTGCCAGGGATGCAAACCTGATGAATGCTGGAGCTTTGAGCAGAAGGAGGATATCAACCCGACACGTCTTATGAAAAAACTCGCAGATTGTGAGGAAGCTTTCCGTTATCTCAACACCGACATCAAGTATTCGTATGCTATAATGAGAAAGGACAATTTGTCAAGAGTAAGCTACAAGGTTCCCCTGAAATCAAAGTTTGCCCGTCTGGCAGATGTGAACAAGCACGTTGGGAAGCGCATAAATGTTGTTTGCTCCCTGATGTCCGGGGATCTTGGTGACAGTAAATACTCTGTCTATAAGATATGTGACGGCACTACTCGGAAACAGGTATATGCTTTATTACCTTCCCACCATGAAGTTCCTGAAAACGATCTCATTAAGACAGCGGGCTATGGGAATGTTCTTGAACTCTTCAATGTTCTTGTCAAGTACAATGAAGACAAGGATGCGTATAACCTGCTTCTGAGTAGGAACAGTACCGTTGCTAAAGTGGAATGA
- a CDS encoding MarC family protein, whose protein sequence is MDFLGYFIYVFITLFAIVSPLSGVITFITLTNGLTLDEKNTIARKSVALAFSIAIFFIFTGNILLDFFGIGIDSLKVAGGLLLFVIAFDMMQAKISRESITDKEIDASSEREDIWIFPIAMPMLTGPATITTVIILTESAEVVPQKALIILATVLTYAVALLIFLFSRRLHKRMGYNGMLVITRLFGLFLGAISVSMIASGVWGLYLIMSGLPG, encoded by the coding sequence ATGGACTTTCTGGGGTACTTTATCTATGTATTTATCACATTATTTGCTATTGTTAGCCCTCTTAGTGGAGTAATTACATTCATAACGCTAACTAATGGGTTAACACTGGATGAAAAGAATACGATCGCCAGGAAATCTGTCGCACTGGCTTTTTCTATTGCCATATTCTTCATTTTCACAGGAAATATCCTCCTTGATTTCTTTGGGATAGGTATTGATTCATTGAAAGTTGCAGGCGGTCTGTTGTTATTTGTTATAGCTTTCGATATGATGCAGGCAAAGATCTCAAGGGAAAGTATTACTGACAAGGAAATTGATGCATCCAGTGAGCGTGAGGACATATGGATATTCCCTATAGCAATGCCTATGCTTACCGGTCCTGCTACCATTACAACTGTTATAATCCTCACAGAATCAGCGGAAGTTGTGCCTCAAAAAGCGCTGATCATACTTGCGACAGTGCTGACCTATGCAGTAGCCCTGTTAATATTCCTCTTTTCAAGGAGGCTGCACAAAAGAATGGGTTACAACGGTATGCTTGTGATCACACGTCTGTTCGGTCTTTTCCTGGGTGCCATCTCAGTGAGTATGATAGCAAGTGGTGTTTGGGGACTTTATCTTATCATGTCCGGCCTTCCAGGTTGA
- a CDS encoding cupredoxin family copper-binding protein, giving the protein MKALVVLFVLLATLIVAGCAQYEDQPAPESEISTPEDIGEDIPEEEMEITEEVAEDTADTTSMEYEVLIEDFKFNPATLQISVGDTVTWINMDSAPHTATSNEEGFDSGRLSKDESFSFTFEEAGNYDYICTFHPYMKGEVLVEA; this is encoded by the coding sequence ATGAAAGCATTAGTTGTACTTTTCGTCCTGCTGGCAACACTGATAGTAGCCGGATGTGCACAATATGAGGATCAACCGGCACCTGAATCAGAAATAAGCACACCTGAAGACATAGGCGAAGATATACCAGAAGAGGAAATGGAGATAACTGAGGAAGTCGCTGAGGATACTGCTGATACAACTTCAATGGAATACGAGGTGCTGATCGAAGATTTCAAGTTCAACCCTGCCACACTCCAGATATCGGTTGGCGATACGGTCACATGGATCAATATGGATTCAGCACCACACACTGCAACCTCGAATGAGGAAGGATTCGATTCAGGCAGACTTTCAAAAGATGAGAGTTTCAGTTTTACATTTGAAGAAGCAGGAAATTATGACTATATCTGCACTTTCCATCCTTATATGAAAGGAGAGGTCCTAGTCGAAGCTTAA
- a CDS encoding iron ABC transporter substrate-binding protein, with product MGSGCLSGSGGSAEDSIEMRTITDGLGREVILPADPERIVAQGPGALRYICYLGAQDKVVGVEDIELRKDENRRPYAITNPQFQDMPLIGEYRGNTDPEKIVALDPDVIFWTEVKSANDADELQAKTGIPVVALNYGDLTTYRSDMYLSLRIMGDVMGKTDRAEEVIDFFDMAIADLTSRTEDIPEEDKASVYVGGIAYRGPHGFQSTEPSYPPFTLINANNVAAALGTEHADVSKEAIIEWDPEIIFVDLSTYQTTPSAVDELKIDPAYTSLTAVKNGEVYGVLPYNWYTTNHGSVIAASYYSGKVIYPDRFQDIDPAEKADEIYVFLFGMPAYEALNSGFSAGFGQIGLD from the coding sequence ATGGGTTCAGGTTGCCTTTCAGGTTCAGGTGGATCTGCAGAAGACAGCATAGAAATGCGAACAATTACAGACGGACTTGGAAGAGAAGTAATACTTCCGGCAGATCCTGAAAGAATAGTTGCTCAGGGACCCGGAGCATTAAGATACATCTGCTATCTTGGTGCTCAGGATAAAGTAGTTGGTGTTGAGGACATCGAACTGAGAAAAGATGAGAACAGAAGACCTTATGCGATTACCAATCCACAATTCCAGGACATGCCCCTGATAGGCGAATACAGAGGAAACACTGATCCCGAAAAGATCGTAGCCTTAGATCCTGATGTTATTTTCTGGACAGAGGTAAAGTCAGCTAATGATGCAGATGAACTCCAGGCAAAGACAGGCATTCCTGTAGTGGCCCTTAATTATGGCGATCTTACAACCTATCGCAGCGATATGTACCTCTCACTTAGAATAATGGGAGATGTGATGGGTAAGACTGACAGAGCAGAAGAGGTAATAGATTTCTTCGACATGGCAATTGCAGACCTGACATCAAGAACCGAAGATATACCTGAAGAGGATAAGGCATCCGTTTACGTTGGAGGAATAGCCTACAGGGGTCCTCACGGTTTCCAGTCAACAGAACCATCCTATCCTCCGTTTACCCTTATCAATGCGAATAACGTAGCAGCAGCCCTTGGAACTGAACATGCCGATGTTTCAAAAGAAGCCATCATTGAATGGGACCCTGAGATCATTTTTGTCGACCTCTCAACATACCAGACCACACCTTCAGCAGTAGATGAGTTGAAGATCGACCCTGCATACACATCTTTGACAGCAGTGAAGAACGGAGAGGTCTACGGAGTACTGCCTTACAACTGGTACACAACCAACCATGGATCAGTCATTGCTGCTTCATATTACTCCGGAAAAGTCATCTATCCCGACAGGTTCCAGGACATCGATCCTGCTGAAAAAGCAGATGAGATCTATGTGTTCCTCTTTGGAATGCCTGCATACGAAGCCCTGAATTCCGGATTTAGTGCAGGATTCGGACAGATCGGCCTTGATTAA
- a CDS encoding pirin family protein encodes MGVTRSIKKIKKSMPTIEGAGVHLKRAFGFNHVPQLDPFLLLDDFHSDDPKEYIMGFPWHPHRGIETITYMLSGEVEHGDSMGNKGLIESGDVQWMTAGSGIIHQEMPKAKEGTALWGFQLWANLPASHKMMDPRYQEVKSHQIPEVVMDNDVRIKVICGEVNRTKSPVKDIVTDPEYLDVTIPPETSYTHPTKSGYTVFAYVLEGEGSFGKDQDPYSFEVEGAKYFDLNESSTIGPENLVMFDDGDEIVAKAGNKGLRFLLISGNPINEPVAWYGPIVMNTQEELKVAFEEYRNGTFIKTGKAD; translated from the coding sequence ATGGGAGTTACAAGATCAATCAAAAAGATAAAGAAGAGCATGCCTACTATCGAAGGAGCAGGCGTCCACCTCAAAAGAGCCTTCGGGTTCAATCATGTACCACAGCTTGACCCTTTCCTTCTGCTTGATGATTTCCATTCGGATGATCCGAAAGAGTACATCATGGGTTTCCCATGGCATCCTCACAGAGGTATCGAAACGATCACCTACATGCTTTCCGGAGAGGTCGAACATGGCGACAGCATGGGGAACAAAGGTCTCATTGAATCCGGCGATGTGCAGTGGATGACCGCGGGAAGCGGGATCATTCACCAGGAAATGCCAAAGGCTAAAGAAGGAACTGCCCTCTGGGGCTTCCAGTTGTGGGCCAACCTGCCGGCATCCCACAAGATGATGGACCCGAGGTATCAGGAGGTCAAGAGCCACCAGATACCGGAAGTTGTGATGGACAACGATGTTCGTATCAAGGTCATTTGTGGGGAGGTAAATAGGACAAAAAGTCCGGTGAAGGATATCGTAACAGACCCGGAATACCTGGATGTTACAATTCCTCCCGAAACATCATATACACATCCCACAAAATCTGGCTATACGGTCTTTGCCTATGTTCTTGAAGGTGAGGGTTCCTTTGGAAAGGACCAGGATCCTTACTCTTTCGAAGTTGAAGGTGCAAAATACTTCGACCTCAATGAATCCTCAACCATTGGTCCCGAGAATCTGGTGATGTTCGATGATGGTGATGAAATTGTTGCAAAAGCCGGAAACAAAGGATTAAGGTTCCTTCTTATTTCAGGCAACCCCATAAATGAGCCGGTCGCATGGTATGGCCCCATTGTGATGAACACGCAGGAAGAATTGAAAGTTGCTTTTGAAGAATACAGAAACGGCACATTCATCAAAACCGGCAAAGCGGATTAA